In Odocoileus virginianus isolate 20LAN1187 ecotype Illinois chromosome 12, Ovbor_1.2, whole genome shotgun sequence, the DNA window GGGCAGTTCTGCTCACAGCCGCCTGGCCCCAGGAGCCCAGTGAGAGCCCTCGGCTCCCTCTTTGTGCCAGAAATCTGCCTTCTTGTGGGCTGAGGGGCAAGAACGTGAGGCTGCCTCTCTTGGCCCCCACTTCATCATTTGTAATCATTCCACTCCTGCCTGATGGGAAGGAAAATACCATGTGAGGTTCCAAGCTCAAGTTCTTCTACCAGCCCTCCTGGGTTTAAATCTGCACTCCTCCAAGAGTCCTTTGTGGGTGTGGGCTGGTTGTGtgacctccctgcccccagttGCTATCTGAGAAAATGATGGGAACAAAATGAGATAATCTGGGCACAAGGCAGAGCACAAGACTTGGCTTTCAGtaaattatttgtaaaagttAGTGTGAAATAGTGGCAGTAGCAATAGCATTAGCAgcagtaaataaacaaaagaaataaaaaggaggtCTGGGTATTGGAGGAAGGTCCATCAGCACTGACTTCAAGGAATGGGGGTTACCAAaccacatgtgtgtatgtgtacacacatgtgtgtatgtgcccaCCCATTCCCCTCGCGGCATACAGTCTTTGCTGGCCTAGGTTACCAGTGAAGAATGATGTCTGAGTCAATAGTTCTGCGAGCAGGGTGATATGTCAAATCTTTTAACAAATACATTATTGACTTACCTTATTTCAAAGACATAAATGTAGAACGAGGTCACTTAACCCTGAAGGCAGAAGTCAATAAATGGTTGATATTTTTTGAGTCCTGCTTTTGATGTATACACATGAGGAATACCAGTTACTTAGCAGTTTGTAATTGATTCTGATCGTTTGGGGTGGCATTGACAGATGTGATTACCAAGTGGATCCCCTGGTCTTGGGGAAATTGAAGTGTTTATATAACCAGAAACTTAGGCTGTgatcaaacaaatatttttataaatgattgtCACGCAGATATGTGGAGAGCTCGGGCCTGAGCTGGCCATGCCGTGGCCAGTCGGTCATTCTCTGGGAGGTGGCCTGACCTGCAGTGCTGAGCATGGCTTCAGGCAGTAGACATCTTCATTTGAAGAGTACCTTTCACCTTAGGAAGAGCCTGCATATAAATTATCTCCTTGTTGTAGCCTCAGCTCATatgctgtttttcacagtggGTCCCCTCTGAATGATAGGCATCACTGTAGTACCATGATGCCTGACATTGGTCATGACAGAGCCAGGTGGGGAAGGAGTTTTTCAAATACTACTATTTGAACAATACTACTAGTCCTTTCCTGTCCCGTGATGAGCCAAAGGGTGGTTTTCCAGCACAATCGAAAGTCCCGACAGAATAAACCTATTAATAGGGCAGGTTCTAAAGAGTCACATTATTCAGTAAATTTAAAGGTTGGTGCAGTTTCCTTAGTTTCTAAGGGAACATCCACTTGGGAAATTTCACTTTACAAGAAAAATAcacatggtatttttaaaaacatttatttgtttatttttgtccatGTTGGGTCTTTGCTActacaagggctttctctagttgcagaagcAGGGACACTCTAGTTGCcgtgcacaggtttctcactgccgcggcttctctcgttgcggagtgcaggctctagggcacaagggCATCAGTAGCTGTGGAGGTGGATCAACAGTTGCATCACCAGGGCTCTAGAGGacaggctcggtagctgtggtgctcgggcttagttgctccttggcacgtGAGAGACTTCCtgcatcagggatcgaacccacttctcctgcattgccgggtggattctctacccctgagccaccaatGAAACCCCCACGCATTGTATTTTTATCTAGATCATTTCAGGATTTCTGTGAGATCATTTCAGAGGCAGACTCAGTTCTCTGCAGAACTGAGGCCTGACATTGACATTTGATCTGTTACCCCGATTTGAAAAAATTCCTTTCCATTGGTAGGaaaccttttatttaaaaaaaaaaaaaaattaggacacAGTCCATTCCTTTTACCTAAAAGTGTTATGTGGTGAGTGCTTAACTCTCAGAAAGTTGGAATTTagatttattcaaaaatattattagGATACCCTATAGGATATCCTGGAATATTGTGCTAGATACCACAAAGCTTCTCAATGCCCTTTGCTGAAGTGCATCTGAACCTCCTGCCTTAGTGGGAGGTTAATCTCTGTGTTCTGATTCCACGTTGAATGTACTCCCAGCTTGAGCTCCATTTCTGTTCAGTCAATACTTTGAGTCATGCTGAACTTCAAGACCAAATCCAGTGGATAAGTTTCTCGCTGGATGCATGGAGGGTAAGTTTCAGATCATTGAAAATATACCACACTAGCTCTGTCTCCATGACAGTCTCAATTTTGTATGTGTTCCCACAGGAGAGGAGGACACAGAACTGTCAGGAGACGTGCCCCCAGGCACGGAAGGCCTCGATGAAGAGTCAGCGGTCCTAAGCACACCTGCTACAGTGACCACAGAAGATTACATCACCAGTATAAATTCTACCCTTATTGAGGAAGACACAGACCAGTTAGAGTTTATATTAATGGTGTTGATCCCAGTGATTTTACTGTCTGTCCTACTTCTATCAGCGATACTCCTTGTAATataccataaaagaaaaaggaataaacaagGTAAATATTTTGCCTATTCTCATTTCTAGACAACTGCTCCATGTGTTCATGAATAATTGATAAAACACAATACTTTTTGCTTCCACACAGAGCCCTCTAGCCAAGGATCTCAGAGTGTTTTACAGACACGTGAGTATTATTCCAATACCTGCCTggagatgggatggggtgggaaaagAAACTGAGATGTTTTTAAGTGAAGCAACTACATAAAATAATGAGTGATGACTTGTTTCAGTGACATTTTCCAGAGTTTAGAAATGTCATAttcctttctatttaaaaaaagaaagagaggatgCCTTCAGCctaaagtgaaaattgaaatacACAGCTTTCATCTCTGTATCTAACCTGGATGAGGGCCTTGTGTAATTTGGGCTGGTATTGGTCAGtgtacccagttgtggatgtgactggtgatagaagcaaagtccgatgctataaagagcaatatttcacaggaacctggaatgttaggtcaatgaatcaaggcaaactggaagtggtcaaacaggagatggctagAATGAAcgctgacattttaggaatcagcgaactaaaatggactggaatgtgtgtatttaactcagatgaccattatatatactactgtgggcaggaatcccttagaagaaagggagtagccatcatagtcaacaaaatagtctgaaatgcagtacttggatgcaatctcaaaaacgacagaatgatctctgttcatttccaaggcaaaccattcaatatcatggtaatacaagtctatgccccaaccagtaatgctgaagacgCTGAAGTGGAacagtcctatgaagacctacaagaccttctagaactaacacccccaaaacatgtccttttcattaaaggggactggaatgcaaaagtaggatgtcaagaaacacctggagtaacaggcaaatttgtccttggagtacagaatgaagcagggcaaaggctaatagagttttgccaagagaatgcactggccatagcCAACacccttctccaacaacacaagagaagactctacacgtggacatcactagatggccaacaccgaaatcagattgattatattttttgcagccaaagatggagaagctctatacagtcaggaaaaataagactgggagctggctgtggctcagatcatgaactccttactgcaaaattcagacttaaattgaagaaagtagggaaaaccactagaccattcaggtatgacctaaatcaaatcccttacgattatacagtggaagtgagaaatagattgaagggattagatctgatagagtgcctgaagaactatggatgaaggttcatgacattgtacaggagacagggatcaagaccatccccaagaaaaagaaatgcaaaaaagcaaaatggctgtctgaggaggccttacaaatagctgtgaaaagaagagaagtgaaaagcaaaggagaaatggaaacatatacccatttgaatgcagagttccaaagaatagcaaggcaagataagaaagccttccacagtgatcagtgcaaagaaatagagggaaaacaacagaatgggaaagatgagagatctcatcaagaaaattagagataccaagagaacatttcatgcaaagatgggctcaataaaggacagaaatggtatggacctaacagaagcagaagatattaaaaagaggtggcaagaatacacaggagaactatacaaaaaagatcttcatgacccagataaccacaatggtgtgatcactcacctagagtgccagacatcctggaatgtgaagtcaagtgggcctcaggaagcatcactaggaacaaagctagtggaggtgatggaattccagttgaactatttcaaatcctaaaagatgatgctgcagaagtgctgcactcagtatgccggcaaatttggaaaactcagcagtggccacaagactggaaaaggtcagttttcattccaatcccaaagaaagacaatgccaaagaatgttcaaactaccgccccattgcactcatctcacatgctagtaaagtaatgctcaaaattctccaagccaggcttcaacagtacatgaactgtgaacttccagatgttcaacctggatttagaaaaggcagaggaatcagaggttaaattgccaacatccattggatcatcaaaaaagcaagagagttccagaaaaacatctacttctgctttattgactatgccaaagcctttgactgtgtcgatcattacaaactgtggaatattcttaaagagatgggaaaaccagaccacctgacctgcctctcgagaTATCTATATGttggtcaggaagcagcagttagaactgggcatggaacaacagactggttccaagtagggaaaggagtacgtcaaggctgtatactgtcaccctgcttatttaacttacatgcagagtacatcatgagaaacagtgggctggatgaagcacaagctggaatcaagattaccgtgagaaatatcaataacgtcaggtacacagatgataccacccttatggcagaaagcaaagaagaactaaagagcctcttgatgagagtaaaagagtagagtaaaaaagttggcttaaagctcaacattcagaaaactaagatcatggcatccagtcccatcacttcatggcaaatagatggggaaacagtggaaacagtgacagactttattttggggggctccaaaatcactgtagatggtgactgcagccatgaaattaaaaaacacttgctccaaggaagaaaaactatgaccaacctagacagcatattaaaaagcagagacattactttgccaacaaagtctgtctagtcaaagctatggtttttccagtggtcaagtatggatgtgagagttggactataaagaaagctgagtgccaaagaattgatgcttttgaactgtggtgttggagaaaactcttgagagtctcttggactgcagggagacccaaccagtccatcctaaaggaaatcagtcctgaatattcattggaaggactgatgctgaagctgacactccaatactttggccagctgatgcgagcaactaactcattggaaaggaccctgatgctgggcaagattgaaggcaggaggagaaggggacgacagaggatgagatggttgaatggcatcaccgactcaatggacatgagtttgcgtaaactccaggagttggtgatggacagggaggcctggggtgctgcagtccatggggtcttaaagagtcggacacgactgagcgactgaactgaactgaactgaactttctgaCCTTTGGAGGAGCCAGTCGGGCTGGTGAAGCCGTGGGTTAGATTGGGGCATGGCCGCGAGGCTGGAGTCCTTGAATCATCCCCACGAGAAGAGGATTCTTCCATCTGTGATT includes these proteins:
- the TMEM154 gene encoding transmembrane protein 154 isoform X3: MPGRAPPEAPRAALFLAVVLASLPTRPAQGEEDTELSGDVPPGTEGLDEESAVLSTPATVTTEDYITSINSTLIEEDTDQLEFILMVLIPVILLSVLLLSAILLVIYHKRKRNKQEPSSQGSQSVLQTHELGSENVKVPIFEEDTPSVMEIEMEELDKWMNSMNRNADYECLPTLEEEKEPNQNNPSDNES